In a genomic window of Glycine max cultivar Williams 82 chromosome 13, Glycine_max_v4.0, whole genome shotgun sequence:
- the LOC102668167 gene encoding auxin-responsive protein SAUR20 translates to MANFSVRNSSSSSSKKKSVVGGIVKFKFVVEKLQKRLLMGRNKEGCDSSLNSSYVPEDVKEGHFAVIAEGGEEQKRFVLPLSCLTNPTILKLLEQAEEEYGFDHGGAVTIPCRPCELESILAHQWHTQTTTTGPRWTCRKSMVF, encoded by the coding sequence ATGGCCAACTTCAGTGTCAGaaacagcagcagcagcagcagcaaaaAGAAGAGCGTAGTAGGAGGCATTGTGAAGTTCAAATTCGTCGTTGAGAAGCTCCAAAAGAGACTCCTAATGGGGAGAAACAAAGAAGGGTGTGATTCTTCTTTAAACTCAAGCTATGTGCCAGAGGACGTGAAGGAAGGACACTTCGCAGTGATTGCGGAGGGTGGAGAGGAACAAAAGAGGTTCGTGCTGCCACTAAGCTGTTTAACCAACCCAACGATTTTGAAGCTATTGGAGCAAGCTGAAGAAGAGTATGGCTTTGATCATGGAGGTGCAGTAACCATTCCTTGCAGGCCTTGTGAACTTGAGAGTATACTTGCTCACCAATGGCATACCCAAACTACTACTACTGGACCAAGGTGGACTTGTAGAAAATCCAtggtattttga
- the LOC100799242 gene encoding dolichol kinase EVAN isoform X2, with the protein MHCMRDLILFPRKTRFWWRPSMTTSFLNGERAVVLFFICRILYSLPFSLLFHGLALSLLSLSSFFLEISFDSSNSPSLFRTRPGASSGILLGAVTLPSLFLSKLVQLSRGFSLAQLQLEEIQYLTLQYWATSASACSVIFLLAFARRRAPLSPFHWGVRFSLCSIFFQALVSVAALSTTSQIGLHPALKLMWAFCHGLASVKLIQLFLRTFPSCASIGETFLVTSGIVLYFGDMLLLTIKKLHELLMSSELVTAEYEISRSEISIIIQGLVLGLLLYPIALKYILQIWEWSINTTSAEARRYYEIGKSLMFVASLGIVLIMIVPSWMQFVHEFQMHPFFWVLSFVLSEPSKRLTLCIYWVCIICVSVFRFYNISKNSKIERILLRKYYHLMAVSMFLPALIFQPKFLDLAFGAALAIFLMLEIIRVWRIWPLGQPINQFMNAFTDHRDSDLLIVSHFSLLLGCALPIWMSTGYNDRPLAPFAGILSLGIGDTMASMVGHKYGVLRWSKTGKKTVEGTAAGITSVLAACSLLLPLFASTGYILTQEPCGQAFLLDSCI; encoded by the exons ATGCATTGCATGCGTGATCTCATCCTCTTCCCGCGTAAAACCCGATTCTGGTGGCGTCCTTCCATGACGACGTCGTTTCTCAACGGCGAGAGAGCGGTGGTGCTGTTCTTCATCTGCAGAATCCTCTAttctctccctttctctctcctctTCCATGGCCtcgctctctctctcctctcgcTCTCCTCCTTCTTCCTTGAGATCTCCTTCGATTCTTCCAATTCCCCTTCTCTTTTCCGCACCAG GCCAGGTGCTTCTTCCGGAATTCTGCTCGGCGCTGTCACTCtcccttctctttttctctccaaaTTGGTACAATTGTCGCGGGGATTCTCACTCGCTCAACTTCAACTTGAAG AGATTCAATATCTGACATTGCAATACTGGGCCACATCTGCCAGCGCCTGCAGCGTTATTTTCCTCCTCGCCTTTGCTCGACGTCGTGCTCCTTTATCCCCTTTTCATTGGGGTGTGAGGTTTAGTTTATGCTCCATTTTCTTTCAAGCTCTTGTTTCTGTTGCTGCCCTTTCTACCACGTCTCAAATTG GGTTGCACCCAGCACTGAAGCTAATGTGGGCCTTTTGTCATGGCTTGGCATCTGTGAAGCTAATTCAGCTTTTCCTCAGAACTTTTCCCTCTTGTGCTTCCATTG GGGAAACATTTTTGGTGACTTCCGGTATTGTTCTCTATTTTGGTGACATGTTGTTGCTTACTATTAAAAAG TTACATGAATTATTGATGTCATCAGAGTTAGTTACTGCAGAATATGAAATAAGTAGAAGTGAGATAAGCATTATAATTCAG GGGCTTGTGCTTGGTCTTCTGCTATATCCAATAGCTTTGAAATATATTCTCCAAATATGGGAGTGGTCTATAAATACAACTTCTGCTGAAGCAAGAAGATACTATGAGATTGGGAAATCTCTTATGTTTGTTGCTTCTCTTGGAATTGTCCTGATCATGATTGTACCATCATGGATGCAGTTTGTGCATGAGTTTCAAATGCATCCTTTTTTCTG GGTGCTTTCCTTTGTTTTGTCGGAGCCATCCAAAAGACTGACTTTATGTATCTATTGGGTGTGTATAATTTGTGTTTCTGTTTTCCGATTCTATAACATCTCAAAGAATAGTAAGATCGAGAGAATTCTTTTGCGGAAATACTACCATCTGATGGCTGTCTCAATGTTTTTGCCTGCCCTTATCTTCCAG CCAAAATTTCTTGATCTAGCTTTTGGTGCAGCTTTGGCAATTTTCCTGATGTTAGAAATTATTCGA GTATGGAGAATCTGGCCTTTGGGACAACCAATAAATCAATTTATGAACGCATTCACTGACCACCGTGACTCTGATCTTCTCATTGTCAG CCATTTCTCACTCTTGCTTGGATGTGCGCTTCCTATTTGGATGTCTACTGGGTACAATGATCGACCTCTTGCTCCTTTTGCGGGAATATTGAGTCTAGGAATTGGAGACACAATG gcaTCAATGGTTGGACACAAGTATGGTGTTTTGAGGTGGAGTAAAACAGGCA AGAAAACTGTTGAAGGTACTGCAGCTGGTATAACTTCTGTATTGGCTGCTTGTTCTTTACTCCTTCCACTCTTCGCATCGACTGGGTACATTCTTACTCAG GAGCCTTGTGGCCAAGCATTTCTCCTGGATTCATGCATATAA
- the LOC100799242 gene encoding dolichol kinase EVAN isoform X3, translated as MHCMRDLILFPRKTRFWWRPSMTTSFLNGERAVVLFFICRILYSLPFSLLFHGLALSLLSLSSFFLEISFDSSNSPSLFRTRPGASSGILLGAVTLPSLFLSKLVQLSRGFSLAQLQLEEIQYLTLQYWATSASACSVIFLLAFARRRAPLSPFHWGVRFSLCSIFFQALVSVAALSTTSQIGLHPALKLMWAFCHGLASVKLIQLFLRTFPSCASIGETFLVTSGIVLYFGDMLLLTIKKLHELLMSSELVTAEYEISRSEISIIIQGLVLGLLLYPIALKYILQIWEWSINTTSAEARRYYEIGKSLMFVASLGIVLIMIVPSWMQFVHEFQMHPFFWVLSFVLSEPSKRLTLCIYWVCIICVSVFRFYNISKNSKIERILLRKYYHLMAVSMFLPALIFQPKFLDLAFGAALAIFLMLEIIRVWRIWPLGQPINQFMNAFTDHRDSDLLIVSHFSLLLGCALPIWMSTGYNDRPLAPFAGILSLGIGDTMYLIL; from the exons ATGCATTGCATGCGTGATCTCATCCTCTTCCCGCGTAAAACCCGATTCTGGTGGCGTCCTTCCATGACGACGTCGTTTCTCAACGGCGAGAGAGCGGTGGTGCTGTTCTTCATCTGCAGAATCCTCTAttctctccctttctctctcctctTCCATGGCCtcgctctctctctcctctcgcTCTCCTCCTTCTTCCTTGAGATCTCCTTCGATTCTTCCAATTCCCCTTCTCTTTTCCGCACCAG GCCAGGTGCTTCTTCCGGAATTCTGCTCGGCGCTGTCACTCtcccttctctttttctctccaaaTTGGTACAATTGTCGCGGGGATTCTCACTCGCTCAACTTCAACTTGAAG AGATTCAATATCTGACATTGCAATACTGGGCCACATCTGCCAGCGCCTGCAGCGTTATTTTCCTCCTCGCCTTTGCTCGACGTCGTGCTCCTTTATCCCCTTTTCATTGGGGTGTGAGGTTTAGTTTATGCTCCATTTTCTTTCAAGCTCTTGTTTCTGTTGCTGCCCTTTCTACCACGTCTCAAATTG GGTTGCACCCAGCACTGAAGCTAATGTGGGCCTTTTGTCATGGCTTGGCATCTGTGAAGCTAATTCAGCTTTTCCTCAGAACTTTTCCCTCTTGTGCTTCCATTG GGGAAACATTTTTGGTGACTTCCGGTATTGTTCTCTATTTTGGTGACATGTTGTTGCTTACTATTAAAAAG TTACATGAATTATTGATGTCATCAGAGTTAGTTACTGCAGAATATGAAATAAGTAGAAGTGAGATAAGCATTATAATTCAG GGGCTTGTGCTTGGTCTTCTGCTATATCCAATAGCTTTGAAATATATTCTCCAAATATGGGAGTGGTCTATAAATACAACTTCTGCTGAAGCAAGAAGATACTATGAGATTGGGAAATCTCTTATGTTTGTTGCTTCTCTTGGAATTGTCCTGATCATGATTGTACCATCATGGATGCAGTTTGTGCATGAGTTTCAAATGCATCCTTTTTTCTG GGTGCTTTCCTTTGTTTTGTCGGAGCCATCCAAAAGACTGACTTTATGTATCTATTGGGTGTGTATAATTTGTGTTTCTGTTTTCCGATTCTATAACATCTCAAAGAATAGTAAGATCGAGAGAATTCTTTTGCGGAAATACTACCATCTGATGGCTGTCTCAATGTTTTTGCCTGCCCTTATCTTCCAG CCAAAATTTCTTGATCTAGCTTTTGGTGCAGCTTTGGCAATTTTCCTGATGTTAGAAATTATTCGA GTATGGAGAATCTGGCCTTTGGGACAACCAATAAATCAATTTATGAACGCATTCACTGACCACCGTGACTCTGATCTTCTCATTGTCAG CCATTTCTCACTCTTGCTTGGATGTGCGCTTCCTATTTGGATGTCTACTGGGTACAATGATCGACCTCTTGCTCCTTTTGCGGGAATATTGAGTCTAGGAATTGGAGACACAATG TACTtgattctctaa
- the LOC100798721 gene encoding ABC transporter F family member 1 gives MVSDASKKKAAQKKAAAAAKRGGKAAAAAASSKTTSSEKLADGIRDIQISDRTCTGVLCSHPLSRDIRIESMSVTFHGHDLIVDSELELNYGRRYGLLGLNGCGKSTLLTAIGCRELPIPDHMDIYHLTREIEASDMSALEAVISCDEERLSLEKEAEALAAQDDGGGEALERIYERLEAIDASTAEKRAAENLFGLGFNKQMQAKKTRDFSGGWRMRIALARALFMNPTILLLDEPTNHLDLEACVWLEENLKKFDRILVVVSHSQDFLNGVCTNIIHMQNKKLKLYTGNYDQYVQTRSELEENQMKQYKWEQEQIASMKEYIARFGHGSAKLARQAQSKEKTLAKMERGGLAEKVVRDKVLVFRFVDVGKLPPPVLQFVEVTFGYTPDNLIYKKLDFGVDLDSRIALVGPNGAGKSTLLKLMTGDLEPLDGMVRRHNHLRIAQFHQHLAEKLDLEISALQFMIKEYPGNEEERMRAAIGKFGLSGKAQVMPMKNLSDGQRSRVIFAWLAYRQPHLLLLDEPTNHLDIETIDSLAEALNEWDGGMVLVSHDFRLINQVAHEIWVCADQAVTRWEGDIMDFKEHLRSKAGLSD, from the exons ATGGTGTCTGACGCCAGCAAGAAGAAGGCTGCGCAGAAGAAGGCGGCCGCAGCGGCCAAGAGAGGAGGCAAAGCAGCAGCTGCTGCTGCTTCGTCCAAAACGACGTCGTCGGAGAAGCTTGCCGACGGAATTAGGGACATTCAGATTTCCGATCGAACCTGCACCGGTGTCCTCTGCTCGCATCCTCTTTCCAGGGATATTAGG ATAGAATCTATGTCAGTTACTTTCCATGGACATGATTTGATAGTTGATTCCGAATTGGAGCTAAATTACGGAAG ACGTTATGGCTTGCTTGGATTAAATGGTTGTGGGAAGTCTACCCTGCTTACGGCAATAGGTTGTCGAGAGCTACCTATTCCAGACCACATGGATATTTATCACCTTACCAGAGAAATTGAAGCCTCTGACATGTCTGCATTGGAGGCTGTCATAAGCTGTGATGAGGAAAGGTTGAGTTTGGAGAAAGAAGCTGAAGCTTTGGCAGCGCAG GATGATGGGGGTGGGGAAGCTCTTGAACGTATTTATGAACGATTGGAAGCCATTGATGCATCAACTGCAGAAAAGCGTGCCGCTGAAAATTTATTTGGTCTTGGTTTCAACAAGCAGATGCAAGCAAAGAAGACACGTGATTTTTCTGGTGGCTGGAGAATGAGGATTGCTTTAGCACGTGCTCTATTTATGAACCCTACCATTCTTTTACTTGATGAACCAACCAATCACCTTG aCTTGGAAGCTTGTGTGTGGCTGGAAGAGAATCTGAAGAAGTTTGACCGTATTCTGGTTGTGGTTTCACACTCCCAGGATTTCCTTAATGGTGTCTGCACAAATATCATTCACATGCAAAACAAGAAGCTGAAGCTCTACACTGGTAATTATGATCAATATGTTCAGACACGTTCTGAACTGGAAGAGAACCAGATGAAGCAGTACAAATGGGAGCAGGAGCAAATTGCCTCGATGAAGGAATACATTGCTCGATTTGGTCATGGATCAGCAAAACTAGCTCGCCAAGCTCAGAGTAAAGAGAAAACTCTTGCAAAAATGGAGCGGGGTGGACTTGCAGAGAAGGTGGTAAGAGACAAAGTTTTGGTATTCCGCTTTGTTGATGTGGGAAAACTTCCCCCGCCTGTCCTCCAGTTTGTTGAGGTGACATTTGGGTACACGCCAGATAATCTGATCTACaagaagcttgactttggtgTTGATTTAGACTCTAGGATTGCTCTGGTTGGACCCAACGGAGCTGGGAAGAGTACGTTACTGAAGCTAATGACTGGTGATTTGGAACCTCTAGATGGCATGGTTCGACGCCACAATCACCTTCGGATCGCACAATTTCACCAGCACTTGGCTGAAAAGCTAGACTTGGAAATTTCTGCCCTCCAGTTTATGATAAAAGAATACCCTGGAAACGAGGAGGAGAGGATGAGAGCAGCCATTGGGAAATTTGGACTATCCGGTAAAGCGCAggtgatgcctatgaagaattTATCTGATGGGCAGAGGAGCCGCGTGATATTCGCATGGTTAGCTTATAGACAGCCTCACCTGCTACTTTTGGATGAGCCAACGAATCATTTGGATATTGAAACAATTGACTCATTGGCCGAGGCATTGAATGAATGGGATGGTGGCATGGTGCTTGTTAGCCATGATTTTAGGCTCATAAATCAGGTGGCCCATGAGATATGGGTGTGTGCTGATCAAGCTGTGACCAGATGGGAAGGTGACATTATGGATTTCAAGGAGCACCTAAGGTCAAAGGCGGGTTTATCTGACTGA
- the LOC100799242 gene encoding dolichol kinase EVAN isoform X1, whose amino-acid sequence MHCMRDLILFPRKTRFWWRPSMTTSFLNGERAVVLFFICRILYSLPFSLLFHGLALSLLSLSSFFLEISFDSSNSPSLFRTRPGASSGILLGAVTLPSLFLSKLVQLSRGFSLAQLQLEEIQYLTLQYWATSASACSVIFLLAFARRRAPLSPFHWGVRFSLCSIFFQALVSVAALSTTSQIGLHPALKLMWAFCHGLASVKLIQLFLRTFPSCASIGETFLVTSGIVLYFGDMLLLTIKKLHELLMSSELVTAEYEISRSEISIIIQGLVLGLLLYPIALKYILQIWEWSINTTSAEARRYYEIGKSLMFVASLGIVLIMIVPSWMQFVHEFQMHPFFWVLSFVLSEPSKRLTLCIYWVCIICVSVFRFYNISKNSKIERILLRKYYHLMAVSMFLPALIFQPKFLDLAFGAALAIFLMLEIIRVWRIWPLGQPINQFMNAFTDHRDSDLLIVSHFSLLLGCALPIWMSTGYNDRPLAPFAGILSLGIGDTMASMVGHKYGVLRWSKTGKKTVEGTAAGITSVLAACSLLLPLFASTGYILTQHWFSLLLAVTVSGLLEAHTAQLDNAFIPLFFFSLLCL is encoded by the exons ATGCATTGCATGCGTGATCTCATCCTCTTCCCGCGTAAAACCCGATTCTGGTGGCGTCCTTCCATGACGACGTCGTTTCTCAACGGCGAGAGAGCGGTGGTGCTGTTCTTCATCTGCAGAATCCTCTAttctctccctttctctctcctctTCCATGGCCtcgctctctctctcctctcgcTCTCCTCCTTCTTCCTTGAGATCTCCTTCGATTCTTCCAATTCCCCTTCTCTTTTCCGCACCAG GCCAGGTGCTTCTTCCGGAATTCTGCTCGGCGCTGTCACTCtcccttctctttttctctccaaaTTGGTACAATTGTCGCGGGGATTCTCACTCGCTCAACTTCAACTTGAAG AGATTCAATATCTGACATTGCAATACTGGGCCACATCTGCCAGCGCCTGCAGCGTTATTTTCCTCCTCGCCTTTGCTCGACGTCGTGCTCCTTTATCCCCTTTTCATTGGGGTGTGAGGTTTAGTTTATGCTCCATTTTCTTTCAAGCTCTTGTTTCTGTTGCTGCCCTTTCTACCACGTCTCAAATTG GGTTGCACCCAGCACTGAAGCTAATGTGGGCCTTTTGTCATGGCTTGGCATCTGTGAAGCTAATTCAGCTTTTCCTCAGAACTTTTCCCTCTTGTGCTTCCATTG GGGAAACATTTTTGGTGACTTCCGGTATTGTTCTCTATTTTGGTGACATGTTGTTGCTTACTATTAAAAAG TTACATGAATTATTGATGTCATCAGAGTTAGTTACTGCAGAATATGAAATAAGTAGAAGTGAGATAAGCATTATAATTCAG GGGCTTGTGCTTGGTCTTCTGCTATATCCAATAGCTTTGAAATATATTCTCCAAATATGGGAGTGGTCTATAAATACAACTTCTGCTGAAGCAAGAAGATACTATGAGATTGGGAAATCTCTTATGTTTGTTGCTTCTCTTGGAATTGTCCTGATCATGATTGTACCATCATGGATGCAGTTTGTGCATGAGTTTCAAATGCATCCTTTTTTCTG GGTGCTTTCCTTTGTTTTGTCGGAGCCATCCAAAAGACTGACTTTATGTATCTATTGGGTGTGTATAATTTGTGTTTCTGTTTTCCGATTCTATAACATCTCAAAGAATAGTAAGATCGAGAGAATTCTTTTGCGGAAATACTACCATCTGATGGCTGTCTCAATGTTTTTGCCTGCCCTTATCTTCCAG CCAAAATTTCTTGATCTAGCTTTTGGTGCAGCTTTGGCAATTTTCCTGATGTTAGAAATTATTCGA GTATGGAGAATCTGGCCTTTGGGACAACCAATAAATCAATTTATGAACGCATTCACTGACCACCGTGACTCTGATCTTCTCATTGTCAG CCATTTCTCACTCTTGCTTGGATGTGCGCTTCCTATTTGGATGTCTACTGGGTACAATGATCGACCTCTTGCTCCTTTTGCGGGAATATTGAGTCTAGGAATTGGAGACACAATG gcaTCAATGGTTGGACACAAGTATGGTGTTTTGAGGTGGAGTAAAACAGGCA AGAAAACTGTTGAAGGTACTGCAGCTGGTATAACTTCTGTATTGGCTGCTTGTTCTTTACTCCTTCCACTCTTCGCATCGACTGGGTACATTCTTACTCAG CATTGGTTCTCTCTTCTTCTAGCTGTGACTGTAAGTGGTTTGTTGGAGGCCCACACAGCACAACTTGACAATGCATTTATAccactttttttctttagtcTTCTCTGTTTGTAG